AGAACAGAAACAATTATACGAAAAAATTAAGCTACTGGTTTACATAGTTATACATGCATTTCACTAATCACATCAATTAAATCCgcataaaaacccaaaaaaaccaaattaaattaataaaaatataccaAACATCCAGATTCACAAATCAAGGCCAGATCTGCTACCTCTAAAATGTCCCCCAAAAATGTGGCAATTGAAGCATGATATATGAAAAATCTCACACGAACCCATCAAAGTTGACAAAGAACTGAATTACCTGTAAGAGTCTGCATCTCTGTTATATTCACATAGAATGAACTCCTTCCCGTATTCCATATCGCACAAAACCTGCTTTTGGTAAATCAGAGCAACAGAGTCACTTTAAAATTCGATTTTCAGAACAACATTTCCGTTTCTTTTGAGATTGTTATGAAGccctaagaaaaagaaaactgaaaagtgaaaattggattggattggacaggattttctcgggaaacaaacagtGGAGAACCTGGAGAGGCTGATCGACTTGAGAGAGGAGATCGGAGGAGTGCTGGGGGAGAAGGGAGAGAAGGGCGGAGAGAGACGTCTCGGTGTGCTTGGGAGGCATCCGCCGCATCAGTCCCATCGCCGCTTCCATTTttcctctttccttttcttttccttttgtttggttttttgttcGGGTTGATAAAACTCCAGAGAAGCGAGGCAAAAAGAAAAGAGGCGCCTTGCTTCGTTTGACCCGAGTTTCCCTCTCCAAATCTCTCTCACACTGAatttttttaggctttttataTTGTTGAATACATCTTAAATACTTAATATACCTAacatttacttttttaattaaaatttttcttaaTACAAACCAACATACTTTTtcataataccctcacacccaCACTCTCAACATGCACCTTACGTTTCTATATACACACCCCATATTTTCTCCATACATCCTCCGTACTCTTCAAAatgactttttttctttctctatgCTATGTGCCGTGGATACGAAATCATTCATGTCATACGAAGATTTTCTTACTGCCAGAGAGGTTCAAATAGAGGAAGGTAGAAGCTGCATGTTTGGGGAGCCTTACAAAAGTGAAACGGTAAAAGTTTCTTTGCGAAAGAAGGCGATGACTGTAATCTGAGACCAATGAAGTTTAAACTTCATCACTTATGACGGTACATTTTGAACAAGGTGAAGCTTCCTAAATATCGATTTCATGTTGTACtcgtaaaaaataatttttctcaatcaacgggtttgtagtttcattggttaggcTTTTTGTTCTACAATGGAGAGTGAGAGTGGTTTATAGAGTctaagaagataaataatcttATGATATACATGTTAAAAGTCATTTGGGGTgcatttagtatttttttaattttttttaaaaccttatAAGGTCAAAACTGTCAATGCATATTAGGGTATATAAgccatttaatattaaattctaACGTGGGATGTATTCAACATTATGTGGGGTGCTGATAAAAAAAGCcatgtttttattgttttttatttctcattttgtatggttttatttgatttgagagaaaaaaagaacacTATGCCTTCGCGCTATATGAAATATGAATATTAAGTAATAATAATAGTATGACATTTCGAATTCGATATGATAGACTTTTTTAACCTTTAAAACTAAGTAATTTTGCAAGTGACTCTTTACCATAGTGGTGGAAAGGAGTGAAATTCTTGCATGACAGTATAGATTCGAACTCTATTGATGattaatctaacaaaaaaactcaaataTTGGCTATACATTAGTTTCAACTTCAAGATGCATAAAGAGGAGAAATATTACATGTGACTTAAATTTGATATTTCAATGAGAGAGTTGCCCCCTTTTGTATGCTACTTCTAATTTCCACTATGATATTTTAATTAGTCAATCACTCCCCATGACTTTATAAATAACCATCACTCTATGTccgattttcaaaatttcatccaTTATTTCGTCTATATCTGTCATTGGACAGCTCAAGAGCCACTTAAGAAAGTAAAAACGTCATGTTGTACTTAGATGAGTCGTATACAAAGATTGATAGACTAGACCCACTCGATGGAGAATTGAGTTTGTGGTTGTGGGTATAGTAAGCCAAAAAGTCAACTGAGGGAGAATTGAGATGAAGTGGCAAACACTAAACTAATtcataataaaattttgaatgcaaTATTGAGTAATCTAACGATAGAGAAGTAATTGACTATTAATTTATAAACGTAAAATAAACATGAATATACAATAACAATAAAATCTTTTCCTATTAAGTGGGGTCGGTTATATGAATCTTAGAATGTTATTATGCTCGGTTCTATGTCACTTCTttcgttagatccaagtactctaagtcttttcttagagtctcttccaaagtcttcctagatcttcctctaccccttcagCCCTAAACATTTGTCCCGTAATCCCATCTTCTATCTTGGGCATCAGTAGgtcttcgtttcacatgtccaaatcaccataaccgattttctctcatttttccttcaatttcggctactcctactttaccttggttatcctcattcctaatcttatcctttgtcgtgtgcccacacatccaacgaagcattctcatctccgctacacccattttatgtacaTGTTGATACTTCACTGCCCAACATTTCATGCCATAAAGCATTGCCGACCTTATTGctgtcctataaaattttcccttgagcttcaatggcatacgacgatcaCACAACACGCCgaatgcactcttccacttcatctatccagcttgtattctatggttgaggtcttCATCCAACTCTacgttcttttgcaagatataaacatgaatatatcataaaaaataaaaaataaaaaatagggttattatacaaaatggtccctgagatttgcatgatcaaaagaaatggtccctgagattgtccaccatccatgattttggtccttccgttagaaacgattttgggcaattttcaaagctttgtatctcaatcgtttcttaaccaaatttgacccataatatatcaaaatgaagataggaaagtgtagaataagattatacctatttggaagcccaatggttgccgtaGATGggcggaaaatagcctgaaaggtgactggtccgccggaaaactggaaaacttgccggaaactgggtaaactttaaacgttcataacttcttcaatactcaaccaaatcgagtgattcaaaaacgaaaataatacttcttgacgagacgaagagaatggtacctctTTTGAAGGCTAACTCACTGTGGTTTGGTCGAACAACGGCTCAAAAGaggctaaccattttcgagttagccactttcgagcagttttttggccaaaccacggcgagttagcagtaaagaaagataccattctcttgatctcgtcgagaagtatgattttcgtttttgaataaCTCGATTTCGTTgtgtattgaagaagttatgaacgtttaaattttacccagtttccgacaagttttccagttttcctgcggaccagtcacctttcaaactattttctggccatctctggcaatcattgggcttctaaataggtataatcttgttcgagacactttcttatcttcattttgatatattatgggtcgaatttggttaagaatcgattgagttacaaaactttgaaaattgcccaaagagtttttaacagaatgaccaatcttagagaccatttctattgattttcaatttgaaggaccatttctattgatcatacGAATCTCAGGaatcattttgtataataaccctaaaaaataataataaaaaaaccgTCCCTGTGAAAAGAGTTGAGGAGGCATGTGAACCGGACCCAGAAGCAGAAGCAGGCCCAAGTAGTTGGTAAAAAGGTCTACACACTCTACACTCTTTGTCCATGTGCTTTTAGCCTTTTCGTAGGCTACAAAAGTGAAGAAGCAAAAGCTTAGGATTcttacatttcaatttttattgtcACATTTTAGAAAACTAAAAGTTGAAAACTAttatcaaaacaagtttttcagttttacaatcacagaaaaatagaaaaatccaATTGTGAGAAATTATACATCGAAAGAAAATCGTTGAACAACATTTTGTAACGAAACAATTAATTTACTAATACAACATACTAATACAAATCCCAGAATAAGGTCTAGTTTGTTAATCTCCAAGATAACAATATCATTAAGCTCTTCAGTCTCTACGCCTTGGAGTTTAATTTGGCACGTCTCTCGTCATACGATGCTGCGATCAATTGAGGAAGAGTTATAATTTGATGAGTGAAGTTACAAAATATTACTAATGCAAGTACACAAACAACTGCAAACAGAGAATAATGCTAGCAAGGACTAATACTACTACTGGATGCAAAAAGTTTATATCAATACTAAGAAAACGCGGGTTAATCGATACAGAATAAGCCCTAAATTTTGGAGATACCGATGCTCATAAGGTACCCAAAATCGTACTATCTCCCACAAATCACCTACCTCCCTCACTCGAAAGTACAATATCTTTCTATTTCTTTCCACCCAAGCTACACCCAAAAACAGCCATCACCAAACGCCTCCCAGCACCATTCCCTTTTCCCTCAGAGAACGGATACCTCTCACACAACAAAGCAGTACATGAGACCGGAAGTGCCTGACTCAAACGAGCTTCCCTGAACAGCCTCAACCACAAAGACAACCCATTTTGATGTGGTGGTTTatgtttattgatttatttttgtACGGGGTGAAGGAAATCATGATAACCACATGCAACATGAGAAATCATGATAATCTTGTCACAGAGAACGCAATGCAAGCTAGACACTCTTGAAAGCACATTTTATATATTGCATAACATAAAGCAAGCCACCATAGAGTATATCCTAACATTTTCCAACTAATTAATGAGGATGTCACCTGCACAACGTTCCACTTTTCTTGTAATAATCGGTTCTATGTGGTTTACAAAGAGACGGTAGCACTTACGCTCAGTTGGCCGCGACACTAGAGGGACATGGGCACATTTCTTCTTGATTGTTCTATTTTCCAAGGAACTCTGATCTGAGAAAACAAAGGTGGTCCCAGAAATAGGCAATAAGTATACAGCAAATGTTAATAGTATTCAACGGAAATATATGAGGAACATTACTTTCAGCACCTTTTTCTATTGGCAAACAGCTCCGAAGAGCCTCATGGAAGATTGCAGCTTGGAGATGATAATTTTGGCATTCTTTTGCCAAGTGTACACGCAACGCTTGCCCAGCATCTAGAGGAACACGTGAAAAACACACATTCAGAAGTTATAGAGACATAGCATGGGCTGTTTATGGTTCAGCAACCATATAAGTACCTGAAGAACAAGTGAACTTGAGACCCTCAAATTCACAGGACTGAAGAACCAATGGGATCTCTGGGGCCATGGTATATTGAGGTTTTCTTGGGGTTCTGCTCGTATCCAGTAATGCATCAACCACCTACAAATTAAAATACTTAAATCTCAGTTACTTTCATGTAACAAAAGTGAAAACTTAAGTAGAGGGCATTTCAAGCCTAGGTGTCCTCAAAGCAAAAGGAAGATGCTGCCATGGGCGGTTAAACCCAGGCTACGGGTCGATCTTAGTGGTTTCCATATCACTGGACCTTCCAAATcaaactccaatggtgggcatgttttttgtttaaacAATCTTTATTATGAACAGAAAATCCTCAACAGTATCGCCTTGATTGTCAAACAGTCAAATTATAGCAAAGAAACAGGCACAGCATACCGTGTTGCTTTAAAATGGTCCCAACTGAATACTTTTCTTTTAGCTTTCACGGAAATCTTTGGAGTAGTATATTAAGGGAATTCAGAAAGCAGATGTTAGGAAGAGGCATCTGGCTAGATGCAATCATTCGCATGTGTGAAATAATATCCCGATTACTGTTACCTTCACTAGTAGAATGCTCACATTTACAGCGATTTCGGATACATCTCAGACTTATGTGCACACCAGTATGATGCTTTTAAGAGATACAAAAAACTGATAATTTTGAGGTgctatgtttttcttttgcatttcTTAACACTTAAACAAGCATAACCCAAACTCCAGCAATCAATCTATCAAAACGTCATTTGATACTCACATCAGGAGATTCATGACCTTGGCCGATCAAGAATAGCACAGCAACCATGCATCTGACCTGGTGCCAGAGGAAAGCACtacctttaattttaattgccCAAAGCTGGTTCTCGTCAAACCTGAAAATAAATGCAATATTATAAACCAAACCTCCCAACAATCCCTTCAGGAAAATCTCAATACAGAAACTCTTCATTTTGGCATGTTAATAAAATCAGATAGTGAACTATGCATTCAAAAGATGATGCCGAAAGTAGCAGACAAAAAAGTTGGAAAAAAGATTtgcagaaacaaaaagaaactaagTTTTTTCTGGAAATGACAACTGAATCACTgatacaagaaaacaaaaaaaatacaagtttGACTGCCATGATCAGGTATAAAGGGCAATTGACTTGGCCAATTATAAAcgaatattttcttttttcaagtaCAGTCTGCACTCACATTTACAtgcataaaaaacaaaattgagcaAAAGTAAGcaattgagaagaaaaatgaaatattcACAGAACTTGGTGAACGCGATACTTGCGCATATCTCAGTTGTGTCAAAGTTAAGCAATTAGGGTAATGCAAATCAACTaaatgtaaaaaagaaaaaaataaaagggagaAAAGGGTCAGAAAAATTAGCTACCCATGTCAACCTCACATCACAAGGAGAGACTGCAAATGAAGTGATTTTTCGCCTATAGTTGTGTACATTTAGTGCATCCATTTTACAAAAGTTTCTGAAGTCGTGTTCACCAACAAATTTCCTACCAGCACTCTCCATAGCCTGGCTAAACATGAACCAGAAAAAACCACGTTTGTGTTCTCTTAACTCCAATCTAGGAGCATGAAAATGCATTCGAAACGTTCCAAAAGAGAAGAACTACGTACCAAGAGATTCAGATTTTGTCCCCAAAATAAATAATAGTACTCCCTCCCTAAACAGCTAAACCTGTATTTGACCAAGGAAAGCAACGAATTACTCTCATGCATAAGGTCATTAAAGTGACCTAACAAAAAAGAGGGTCAGGACTCAGTACAGTTATGGAATACAGTGAACTGTTAGAAAGCCTCAACCATATAAGCATCAGAGATTAAATATGAATATTTTTTGCAATTATACAGATAATGAAGTTCATAACTCAGCTATCCTCAGATGAACTGAAATTCTTCCCAAACTTTGATAATGACAATTATGGTAATCAGTTGAAAAATGCATGACATCTTAAAGCGAAACAAATCAAGACTTGTTCACCCAAGCAGGTGACAGGCTACAAAATTTCAGTTACCCACCATCTAAAACATGATAGATTAGAAGACCTAAAACACCTAATAAGGAGATTTAAATGAAATTCACCTTGTAAGAACATTTAATAAGCTGAACTTCACCTTTTTAACTAAGAAATTCCATTTTATTGCTACAAATAATTGTCCTCCAGAATTCCAGGTTAATACTTACTTGGCACATAATTGAATATACCGATAGCATTTATGCAAAAGAAAGCTCCAAGAAACTTTAACCAGACTCACACCATTTGACAAACACATGGATAGTCTTGAGTTAATATCACTATACCAAACACTTTTAGTTAATATCAATACGTGTACATCCATTTTGTGTCTATTTTGATACAAGTGATGTTATACAGTAAATTAATCTAGGCTACAGGGAGAGGAACTTGAACTTGGATGCAAGGGGGGAGAATGCTCCTCTAGCTAACTGCTAATTCCATTTTGTGGCTATTAATTCAAAGAGGGCATGGAAATTCAAGAAAACTTAACTGGGTTGTAACTGCCTACTGGTATTTTATTCATTCCATATCTTTAAATGCTTGAAAATAGTCAAAATACACAAGTTTCACTAAAGAAACACCATAAAAAGGATCAGCTCCACAGAGCAACTGTCATTTTAATAGGTTTATAAGATTAGttcttttccttaaaaaaaaaaaaaaaaacaaagatgatTTTGCAAACAAACagaataatttaatattat
This genomic stretch from Pyrus communis chromosome 2, drPyrComm1.1, whole genome shotgun sequence harbors:
- the LOC137721956 gene encoding uncharacterized protein isoform X2, translating into MSMEVADRDPITNLQSLVDSLKHRVQKEKKPDGSVSFDSSVEKSRKSNSGSKKTTNEKVKETVPGHITRIMNHLPKRYVALKVMYFGQRFYGFASEAQMDPTIESEIFKALEKTRLLVGDKKESQYSRCGRTDKGVSAVGQVIALYLRSNLKETCENNEDSNKIVYNEQYEGEIDYVRVLNRALPEDIRVFGWCPVPLDFNARFSCLGREYYYLFWGQNLNLLAMESAGRKFVGEHDFRNFCKMDALNVHNYRRKITSFAVSPCDVRFDENQLWAIKIKGSAFLWHQVRCMVAVLFLIGQGHESPDVVDALLDTSRTPRKPQYTMAPEIPLVLQSCEFEGLKFTCSSDAGQALRVHLAKECQNYHLQAAIFHEALRSCLPIEKDQSSLENRTIKKKCAHVPLVSRPTEPSYDERRAKLNSKA